One stretch of Corynebacterium callunae DSM 20147 DNA includes these proteins:
- the zwf gene encoding glucose-6-phosphate dehydrogenase, which produces MNTTPTWTNPLRDPQDKRLPRIAGPSGMVIFGVTGDLARKKLLPAIYDLANRGLLPPGFSLVGYGRREWSKEDFEKYVREAAVAGARTEFRENVWERLAEGMEFVSGNFDDDVAFDNLADTLKRLDETRGTAGNWAFYLSIPPDSFAAVCYQLERSGMAESTDDVWRRVIIEKPFGHDLESAHELNRLVNAVFPESNVFRIDHYLGKETVQNIMALRFANQLFEPLWNSNYVDHVQITMAEDIGLGGRAGYYDGIGAARDVIQNHLIQLLALVAMEEPISFTPKQLQAEKIKVLSATKPCYPLNKTSARGQYASGWQGSEYVKGLREEEGFDPNSTTETYAACTLEITSRRWAGVPFYLRTGKRLGRRVTEIAVVFKDAPHQPFDEGMTASLGQNAIVIRVQPDEGVLIRFGSKVPGSAMEVRDVNMDFSYSESFTEESPEAYERLILDALLDESSLFPTNKEVELSWEILDPVLKAWETAGQPEEYAAGTWGPKSADDMLARNGHTWRRP; this is translated from the coding sequence GTGAACACGACTCCCACCTGGACTAATCCACTTCGTGATCCCCAAGACAAGCGACTCCCCCGAATTGCTGGACCTTCCGGCATGGTTATTTTCGGTGTCACCGGCGACCTTGCCCGCAAGAAGCTCCTTCCTGCCATTTATGACCTCGCCAACCGTGGTTTGCTTCCTCCCGGATTCTCCCTCGTTGGTTATGGCCGCCGTGAGTGGTCCAAGGAAGATTTTGAAAAGTATGTGCGTGAAGCAGCTGTTGCTGGAGCACGAACTGAGTTCCGTGAAAATGTCTGGGAGCGTCTCGCCGAGGGCATGGAATTTGTCAGCGGCAACTTTGATGATGATGTAGCCTTCGACAACCTTGCTGACACCCTAAAGCGCCTCGACGAAACTCGTGGCACCGCCGGCAACTGGGCATTCTACCTGTCGATTCCACCAGATTCCTTCGCCGCAGTTTGTTATCAACTGGAACGCTCCGGCATGGCAGAATCCACCGATGATGTCTGGCGACGAGTCATCATCGAAAAGCCTTTTGGCCATGATCTTGAGTCCGCACATGAACTCAACCGCCTGGTCAATGCTGTTTTCCCAGAATCAAACGTGTTCCGCATCGACCACTACCTGGGCAAAGAAACAGTGCAAAATATTATGGCGCTGCGTTTTGCCAACCAGCTTTTTGAACCACTGTGGAACTCTAATTATGTGGACCACGTCCAGATCACCATGGCTGAAGACATCGGCCTAGGTGGCCGTGCTGGTTATTATGATGGCATCGGCGCTGCCCGCGATGTTATTCAAAACCACCTCATCCAGCTTTTGGCTTTGGTTGCCATGGAAGAGCCAATCTCCTTTACTCCAAAGCAGCTGCAGGCTGAAAAGATCAAGGTTTTGAGCGCCACCAAGCCTTGTTACCCCCTAAATAAGACCTCTGCTCGTGGCCAATACGCCTCCGGTTGGCAGGGCTCTGAATATGTAAAGGGCCTGCGTGAGGAAGAAGGATTTGATCCTAATTCCACCACCGAAACCTACGCTGCCTGCACCCTAGAAATTACTTCCCGCCGTTGGGCTGGAGTGCCTTTCTACCTGCGCACCGGCAAGCGTTTGGGACGTCGCGTAACCGAGATTGCAGTGGTCTTTAAAGACGCTCCACACCAGCCATTTGATGAGGGCATGACTGCTTCCTTGGGACAAAACGCCATTGTGATCCGTGTACAGCCTGATGAAGGTGTGCTAATCCGCTTTGGTTCTAAGGTCCCTGGTTCTGCCATGGAAGTCCGCGACGTCAACATGGACTTCTCCTACTCAGAATCCTTTACCGAGGAATCCCCTGAGGCCTATGAGCGACTCATCCTCGATGCTTTGTTGGATGAATCAAGCCTCTTCCCCACCAACAAAGAGGTGGAATTGAGCTGGGAGATTCTCGATCCAGTTCTCAAGGCCTGGGAAACCGCTGGTCAGCCTGAGGAATATGCAGCTGGCACCTGGGGTCCCAAGAGCGCCGATGACATGCTTGCCCGCAATGGCCACACTTGGCGCCGGCCATAA
- a CDS encoding ABC transporter permease: MSKKPAATHTANSAPVQQSYAPGTFAPAPQRATPARMLAAQGKVESLLFLRHGEQQLLNIIIPFIGLIALAKFDLVPGEHSLDKTFPFVLAVASMSSGFTGQAISLAFDRRYGALKRTGASGVPAWTIIFGKVIAVVAVTVVQVIILGTTALLLGWSAPLGGVIFGLFTLFVGVATFTAMGLLMGGTLSSELVLALANLIWITLTGLAAWAVFSPEVDAGGILSIIPSIALGHGMVEAFNGHLPWMQLGILLLWLLGTSFAANKLFSFTAK, from the coding sequence ATGTCTAAAAAGCCTGCAGCTACCCATACCGCCAACTCGGCCCCGGTACAACAGAGTTATGCTCCTGGAACCTTTGCGCCGGCTCCGCAGCGCGCTACTCCAGCTCGTATGCTCGCTGCCCAAGGTAAGGTGGAGTCCCTTCTTTTCCTGCGCCACGGTGAACAACAACTGCTAAATATCATCATTCCTTTTATTGGATTGATTGCTCTAGCAAAATTTGATCTAGTACCCGGCGAACATTCCCTGGACAAGACCTTCCCCTTTGTATTGGCTGTGGCTTCAATGAGTTCCGGGTTCACGGGTCAAGCCATCAGCCTTGCTTTTGACCGTCGATATGGCGCTCTTAAAAGAACTGGCGCCAGTGGAGTTCCAGCCTGGACGATTATCTTTGGCAAGGTCATCGCCGTGGTGGCAGTAACGGTGGTTCAAGTCATCATCTTGGGCACCACCGCACTGCTCTTGGGTTGGAGTGCTCCACTGGGCGGTGTGATCTTTGGTCTTTTCACTCTCTTTGTGGGTGTTGCTACCTTTACCGCCATGGGCCTCTTAATGGGTGGCACCTTATCTTCAGAATTAGTGCTTGCACTTGCCAATCTCATTTGGATTACCTTGACCGGACTTGCCGCATGGGCTGTCTTTTCCCCCGAGGTTGATGCTGGTGGAATCCTCTCCATCATTCCTTCCATCGCACTGGGTCATGGGATGGTAGAGGCCTTTAATGGTCACCTGCCATGGATGCAATTAGGAATTTTACTGTTGTGGCTGCTTGGTACCTCCTTTGCTGCCAATAAGCTCTTTAGCTTTACCGCCAAGTAA
- the tkt gene encoding transketolase has translation MTLSPELQALTVRNYPSDWSDVDTKAVDTVRVLAADAVENCGSGHPGTAMSLAPLAYTLYQRVMNVDPQDTNWAGRDRFVLSCGHSSLTQYIQLYLGGFGLEMDDLKALRTWDSLTPGHPEYRHTKGVEITTGPLGQGLASAVGMAMASRRERGLFDPTAAAGESPFDHYIYVVASDGDLQEGVTAEASSLAGTQQLGNLIVFWDDNRISIEDDTEIAFNEDVIARYKAYGWQTIEIEGGEDVAAIEAAVAEAKKDTQRPTFVRVRTIIGFPAPTMMNTGSVHGAALGAAEVAATKQELGFDPEVNFAIDDEVIAHTRKLADRAAEKKAVWQEKFDKWTATNPENKALFDRLTAHELPADFAAELPVWDADPKGVATRKASEAALQALGKTLPELWGGSADLAGSNNTVIKGSPSFGPETISTDAWTAEPYGRNLHFGIREHAMGSILNGIALHGGTRPYGGTFLIFSDYMRPAVRLAALMGIDTYYVWTHDSIGLGEDGPTHQPVETLAALRAIPGLSVLRPADANETAQAWAASLEHKEGPKGLALTRQNVPVLEGTKEKAAEGVRRGAYTLVEGSKETPDVILMGSGSEVQLAVEAAQALENDGVAARVVSVPCMDWFLEQDADYIESVLPAAVTARVSVEAGIAMPWYRLIGTQGRAVSLEHFGASADYQTLYEKFGITTEAVIEAAKASIGA, from the coding sequence TTGACGCTGTCACCTGAACTTCAGGCGCTCACTGTACGCAATTACCCCTCCGATTGGTCCGACGTGGACACCAAGGCAGTAGACACCGTCCGTGTCCTCGCTGCCGATGCGGTAGAAAATTGTGGATCTGGCCACCCCGGCACGGCAATGAGCTTGGCTCCCCTTGCCTACACCTTGTACCAGCGTGTGATGAACGTTGATCCGCAGGACACCAACTGGGCTGGCCGTGACCGCTTTGTTCTTTCCTGTGGACACAGCTCCCTCACCCAGTACATCCAGCTTTACTTGGGTGGATTTGGCCTCGAGATGGACGATCTTAAGGCTCTTCGCACCTGGGATTCCCTCACCCCGGGTCACCCTGAATACCGCCACACCAAGGGCGTTGAAATTACCACTGGCCCACTTGGCCAGGGTCTTGCTTCTGCAGTTGGTATGGCCATGGCTTCCCGCCGTGAGCGCGGTCTTTTTGACCCCACCGCAGCAGCTGGCGAATCCCCATTCGATCACTACATCTACGTTGTAGCTTCCGATGGAGACCTGCAGGAAGGCGTTACCGCCGAGGCTTCCTCCCTTGCTGGCACCCAGCAACTGGGCAACCTCATTGTCTTCTGGGATGACAACCGCATCTCCATCGAAGATGACACCGAGATCGCCTTCAACGAAGACGTCATCGCACGTTATAAGGCATACGGCTGGCAGACCATCGAAATCGAGGGTGGCGAGGACGTAGCAGCTATTGAGGCTGCCGTTGCAGAGGCAAAGAAGGACACCCAGCGTCCTACCTTCGTCCGCGTTCGCACCATCATCGGCTTCCCTGCTCCAACCATGATGAACACCGGTTCCGTACACGGTGCTGCACTGGGTGCCGCAGAGGTTGCAGCAACCAAGCAGGAACTCGGATTCGACCCTGAGGTTAACTTCGCAATTGATGATGAAGTTATCGCACACACCCGCAAGCTTGCTGATCGTGCTGCTGAGAAGAAGGCAGTATGGCAGGAAAAGTTTGACAAGTGGACTGCTACAAACCCAGAGAACAAGGCTCTCTTTGACCGTCTGACCGCTCATGAGCTGCCTGCTGATTTCGCAGCTGAGCTACCAGTATGGGATGCAGATCCAAAGGGTGTTGCAACCCGTAAGGCTTCCGAGGCTGCACTGCAGGCCCTGGGCAAGACCTTGCCTGAGCTTTGGGGTGGCTCCGCTGACCTCGCAGGCTCCAACAACACCGTGATCAAGGGATCCCCTTCCTTCGGTCCAGAGACCATCTCCACCGACGCTTGGACCGCCGAGCCTTATGGCCGCAACCTGCACTTCGGTATCCGTGAGCACGCAATGGGCTCCATCCTGAACGGCATCGCACTACACGGTGGCACCCGTCCTTATGGCGGAACCTTCTTGATCTTCTCCGATTACATGCGTCCTGCAGTTCGTTTGGCAGCACTCATGGGCATCGACACCTACTACGTCTGGACACACGATTCCATCGGTCTGGGCGAAGACGGCCCAACCCACCAGCCAGTGGAAACCTTGGCAGCACTGCGCGCGATCCCAGGTTTGTCTGTCCTGCGCCCAGCTGATGCTAATGAGACTGCCCAGGCTTGGGCAGCTTCCCTGGAGCACAAGGAAGGTCCTAAGGGCCTTGCTTTGACTCGCCAGAACGTTCCTGTCCTTGAGGGCACCAAGGAAAAGGCCGCCGAGGGCGTCCGCCGCGGTGCTTACACTCTGGTTGAAGGTTCCAAGGAAACCCCAGACGTTATCCTCATGGGCTCCGGCTCCGAGGTTCAGCTTGCAGTTGAAGCAGCTCAGGCTCTGGAAAACGACGGCGTTGCAGCTCGCGTTGTATCCGTTCCTTGTATGGACTGGTTCCTCGAGCAAGATGCAGACTACATCGAGTCCGTGCTTCCAGCAGCTGTAACCGCTCGCGTTTCCGTTGAAGCTGGAATCGCAATGCCGTGGTACCGCCTCATCGGCACCCAGGGTCGCGCTGTCTCCCTCGAGCACTTCGGTGCTTCTGCTGATTACCAGACCCTGTACGAAAAGTTCGGCATCACCACCGAGGCAGTTATTGAAGCTGCCAAGGCTTCTATCGGTGCCTAA
- a CDS encoding COX15/CtaA family protein: MGPFAKWAPTMKLQRLLALLLLIFQGGITVTGSIVRVTGSGLGCDTWPLCHEGSLVPVAGAAPWIHQAVEFGNRMLTFVLVAAALAVFLSVLAAKRRKEIVIHSFIQGLGIIAQAVIGGITVLVDLHWYAVALHFLPSMILVFLAAVLYTRIGEPDDGTATVAFPGWIRVVAVIATIAMAVVLITGTMTTGAGVHSGDDGVGMQGRLNVDIDWMAHVHGYNMYVYLFFTLIVVFGLYRAKAAAKTQKLGFALIIFILIQAGIGIMQYRLGVPRWSIPFHIAMSAVVVAFTSLLWAQGRPRLGGQAQVTGSPAGDLKHQALSAA, from the coding sequence ATGGGTCCGTTTGCCAAATGGGCTCCCACCATGAAGCTGCAGCGCTTGCTCGCACTTTTGCTGCTGATTTTCCAGGGTGGCATTACTGTCACCGGTTCCATTGTGCGTGTTACCGGCTCTGGCCTTGGTTGCGATACCTGGCCACTGTGCCACGAGGGCTCCCTGGTTCCAGTTGCAGGTGCAGCACCCTGGATTCACCAGGCCGTGGAATTTGGCAACCGCATGCTCACCTTTGTGCTGGTAGCTGCTGCCCTTGCAGTGTTCCTCTCAGTTTTGGCTGCTAAGAGGCGCAAAGAGATCGTGATCCACTCTTTCATCCAAGGTTTGGGCATCATCGCTCAGGCGGTAATTGGTGGTATCACTGTTTTGGTTGATCTGCACTGGTATGCCGTTGCGCTGCACTTCCTGCCGTCTATGATCTTGGTCTTTTTGGCCGCAGTGCTTTATACCCGCATCGGTGAACCAGATGATGGCACCGCGACTGTTGCTTTCCCAGGTTGGATTCGCGTAGTTGCGGTTATTGCAACTATTGCTATGGCAGTTGTCCTTATCACCGGCACCATGACCACTGGCGCTGGTGTGCACTCCGGAGATGATGGCGTGGGTATGCAAGGTCGTCTCAACGTAGATATTGATTGGATGGCACATGTGCATGGTTACAACATGTACGTCTACCTCTTCTTTACCCTCATTGTGGTCTTTGGCCTTTATCGGGCTAAAGCGGCAGCAAAGACCCAAAAGCTGGGCTTCGCGCTGATTATCTTTATTCTGATCCAAGCAGGCATCGGCATTATGCAATATCGCCTGGGTGTGCCGCGTTGGAGCATTCCTTTCCACATTGCGATGTCTGCCGTGGTCGTGGCCTTCACTTCCCTTTTGTGGGCGCAGGGCCGTCCCCGCTTGGGCGGACAAGCCCAGGTAACCGGTTCACCCGCAGGTGATCTCAAGCACCAAGCACTTAGTGCTGCATAA
- the tal gene encoding transaldolase — translation MSHIDDLAQLGTSTWLDDLSRERITSGNLQEVIDKKSVVGVTTNPAIFAAAMSKGDSYDAQIAELKAAGASVDQAVYAMSIDDVRNACDLFTGIYESSNGYDGRVSIEVDPRISADRDATLAQAKELWAKVDRPNVMIKIPATPGSLPAITDALAEGISVNVTLIFSVARYREVIAAYVEGIKQAAGNGHDVSKIHSVASFFVSRVDVEIDKRLEAIGTEEALALRGKAGVANAQRAYAVYKELFDAAELPVGANTQRPLWASTGVKNPAYPATLYVSELAGPQTVNTMPEGTIDAVLELGNLHGDTLSNTGAEAEEVFVKLNNLGIDLADVFDVLETEGVEKFVASWSELLESMESRLK, via the coding sequence ATGTCACATATTGACGATCTTGCCCAACTTGGTACCTCCACCTGGCTCGATGACCTTTCCCGTGAACGCATCACCTCCGGAAACCTGCAGGAAGTAATTGATAAGAAGTCTGTCGTTGGTGTAACCACCAACCCAGCTATTTTCGCTGCCGCAATGTCCAAGGGCGATTCCTACGATGCTCAGATCGCTGAGCTCAAGGCCGCAGGCGCCTCTGTTGACCAGGCTGTTTACGCAATGAGCATCGACGATGTCCGCAATGCTTGTGACCTTTTCACCGGCATCTACGAGTCCAGCAATGGTTATGATGGACGCGTTTCCATCGAGGTTGATCCTCGTATCTCCGCTGATCGTGATGCTACCCTGGCTCAGGCCAAGGAGCTGTGGGCAAAGGTTGATCGACCTAATGTCATGATCAAGATTCCTGCTACCCCAGGTTCCCTGCCAGCAATCACCGATGCATTGGCTGAGGGCATCAGCGTTAACGTCACCTTGATCTTCTCCGTAGCACGCTACCGCGAGGTCATCGCTGCTTACGTCGAGGGCATTAAGCAGGCTGCAGGCAATGGCCACGATGTTTCCAAGATCCACTCTGTCGCTTCCTTCTTCGTGTCCCGCGTTGATGTTGAGATCGACAAGCGCCTCGAAGCAATCGGCACCGAAGAAGCACTTGCTCTCCGTGGCAAGGCAGGCGTTGCCAACGCTCAGCGCGCATACGCTGTATATAAGGAGCTTTTCGACGCTGCTGAGTTGCCAGTCGGCGCTAACACCCAGCGCCCACTGTGGGCGTCCACCGGCGTTAAGAACCCTGCTTACCCAGCAACCCTCTACGTTTCTGAGCTTGCTGGCCCACAGACCGTCAACACCATGCCAGAAGGCACCATCGACGCAGTTCTGGAATTGGGTAACCTACACGGCGATACCCTCTCCAACACCGGCGCTGAAGCTGAAGAGGTATTTGTTAAGCTCAACAACCTTGGTATCGATTTGGCTGATGTCTTTGACGTCCTCGAGACTGAAGGCGTTGAAAAGTTCGTGGCATCTTGGAGCGAACTCCTTGAGTCCATGGAATCCCGCCTGAAGTAG
- a CDS encoding heme o synthase, whose product METIKAYIALTKPRVIELLLVATIPTMLQAERGENNIVLILLTVFGGWMGAAAANTFNMVADSDIDQQMGRTRARPLVRHTVSNRDASIFAWVLTIASFLWLWLLCHSLTAAIFVMITIFFYIFVYTKWLKRRTHMNIVWGGAAGCMPVLVGWAVIVDSFPAGVPQQWWQAIVLFMVIFFWTPPHTWALAMKYREDYKAAGVPMLPVVRTPVQVTSQIVWYSVATVLTTFLLIPATGWIYSVVAVLSGVTFLFMAIKLHIGIKNGGKVKPLKLFILSNNYLAVLFVALSVDAVLGLQTVGEMLGWTTTFF is encoded by the coding sequence TTGGAGACGATCAAGGCCTATATTGCGCTAACGAAGCCCAGGGTGATCGAACTCCTATTAGTCGCCACAATTCCCACCATGCTGCAAGCTGAGCGTGGGGAGAATAATATTGTTCTCATTTTGCTTACCGTTTTTGGTGGCTGGATGGGAGCTGCTGCTGCCAATACCTTTAATATGGTTGCCGATTCTGATATCGACCAGCAGATGGGACGTACCAGGGCTCGACCATTAGTGCGCCACACAGTAAGTAATCGGGATGCCTCAATCTTTGCTTGGGTGCTCACTATTGCAAGCTTCTTGTGGCTGTGGCTGCTGTGTCATTCGCTCACCGCGGCGATCTTCGTGATGATCACGATCTTCTTTTATATTTTTGTTTATACCAAGTGGCTTAAGCGTCGCACCCATATGAATATTGTGTGGGGTGGCGCCGCCGGCTGTATGCCAGTGCTCGTCGGTTGGGCAGTTATTGTTGATAGCTTCCCAGCTGGTGTGCCACAGCAGTGGTGGCAGGCGATTGTGCTCTTTATGGTGATCTTCTTCTGGACCCCACCTCATACTTGGGCGCTAGCAATGAAGTACCGCGAAGATTACAAAGCTGCAGGTGTGCCAATGTTGCCGGTGGTTCGTACACCAGTACAGGTCACCTCACAAATTGTGTGGTACTCCGTAGCCACCGTTTTGACCACATTCTTGCTGATCCCAGCCACCGGCTGGATTTACTCCGTGGTCGCGGTACTCTCCGGCGTGACCTTCCTCTTTATGGCCATCAAGCTGCACATTGGCATCAAGAATGGCGGCAAGGTTAAGCCACTCAAGCTCTTTATTCTCTCCAATAACTACTTGGCAGTGCTCTTCGTGGCATTGTCTGTGGATGCGGTGCTGGGTCTCCAGACCGTTGGCGAGATGCTCGGTTGGACCACTACTTTCTTCTAA
- the pgl gene encoding 6-phosphogluconolactonase, with product MVEVVSAVDTTDLVDQAAARFIDVVTEATQDNGTARVVLTGGGAGIKLLEKLAVDGADLAWDRIHVFFGDERNVPVDDPESNEGQARAALLSKVAIPAENIHGYGLGSADLAEAAAAYEAVLEEFAPNGFDLHLLGMGGEGHINSLFPHTAAVAEADRKVIAVFDSPKPPAERATLTLPAVLSADRVWLLVSGAEKAEAAAAIVAGKPAVEWPAAGAKGKSETLLFLAADAATELA from the coding sequence GTGGTTGAAGTAGTTTCTGCAGTTGATACCACTGATTTGGTAGATCAGGCTGCTGCCCGTTTTATTGATGTTGTTACCGAGGCAACTCAGGATAATGGCACCGCTCGAGTTGTCCTCACCGGCGGTGGAGCTGGCATTAAGTTGCTGGAAAAACTCGCTGTTGATGGCGCTGACCTGGCATGGGACCGTATTCACGTTTTCTTTGGCGATGAGCGTAATGTCCCGGTAGATGATCCAGAGTCCAATGAAGGCCAGGCTCGTGCAGCTTTGCTTTCCAAGGTGGCAATTCCGGCCGAAAATATCCACGGTTATGGCCTCGGATCTGCTGATTTGGCGGAGGCTGCCGCAGCCTATGAAGCGGTGTTAGAGGAATTTGCCCCTAACGGCTTTGATTTGCACTTGCTGGGCATGGGTGGAGAAGGCCACATCAACTCTCTCTTCCCTCATACCGCAGCTGTTGCCGAGGCAGACCGCAAGGTTATCGCGGTTTTTGATTCTCCAAAGCCACCAGCTGAGCGTGCAACCCTGACTCTGCCAGCGGTACTCTCCGCAGATCGAGTTTGGTTGTTGGTTTCTGGTGCAGAAAAGGCTGAGGCTGCTGCTGCAATTGTGGCTGGCAAGCCTGCTGTAGAGTGGCCAGCTGCTGGCGCCAAGGGCAAGTCCGAGACTTTGCTATTCCTGGCTGCTGATGCTGCCACTGAACTTGCTTAG
- a CDS encoding quinone oxidoreductase family protein: MKAITVSRTGGPEVLELTEVEAPQPTADQVLVSVTMAGVNYIDTYYREGIYHSRLPLIPGFEGTGRVLHDPQGLIAEGTKVAWCDAMGSYAQQVCVPRDRLVAVPEGVSPEIAASMLMQGMTAHFLTHGVYELKEGDSCLITAGAGGVGLLATQMAAAQGARVYSVVSTDEKAELAFDAGATEVFRYSDNLAEQVRRHNGGHGVDVVYDGVGQATFMESLEAVRPRGTVCLFGAASGPVEPFDPQLLNSHGSIFLTRPSLGAWTSEEGEFAKRAQAVTQAIVEGTLRVRVTGTYELVDAPSAHRDLQSRATSGSIVLSIPQD; encoded by the coding sequence ATGAAAGCAATTACTGTCTCACGCACCGGTGGACCCGAAGTCCTGGAACTCACTGAAGTTGAAGCTCCACAACCAACCGCTGATCAAGTGCTCGTCAGCGTAACTATGGCAGGTGTTAACTATATTGACACCTATTATCGCGAAGGCATCTACCATTCTCGGTTGCCTCTTATCCCTGGATTTGAAGGCACGGGCCGTGTGCTCCATGATCCCCAAGGTCTTATTGCTGAGGGCACCAAGGTGGCGTGGTGTGACGCGATGGGTTCCTATGCCCAGCAGGTCTGTGTGCCCCGTGACCGACTAGTTGCCGTCCCGGAGGGTGTGAGCCCAGAAATCGCCGCTTCAATGCTGATGCAGGGTATGACTGCCCATTTTCTCACCCATGGTGTGTATGAACTCAAAGAGGGCGATAGCTGCCTTATTACTGCCGGTGCAGGTGGTGTTGGTTTGCTCGCCACCCAAATGGCAGCGGCCCAGGGCGCGCGCGTTTATAGCGTGGTGTCCACCGACGAAAAGGCAGAACTGGCCTTTGATGCTGGTGCTACCGAAGTTTTCCGCTATTCCGATAATTTGGCTGAGCAGGTGCGTCGCCACAACGGCGGTCATGGCGTTGATGTAGTTTATGACGGCGTTGGCCAGGCAACGTTCATGGAGTCTTTGGAGGCAGTGCGCCCTCGCGGCACAGTTTGTCTCTTCGGCGCAGCCTCCGGCCCCGTTGAACCCTTTGATCCACAGTTGCTCAATTCCCACGGTTCCATCTTCTTAACGCGACCCTCACTTGGCGCCTGGACCTCCGAAGAGGGTGAATTTGCCAAGCGCGCGCAGGCAGTTACCCAGGCTATCGTCGAGGGCACCTTAAGGGTGCGAGTCACGGGTACTTATGAGCTTGTCGACGCCCCCTCGGCGCATCGCGATCTGCAGTCCCGGGCCACTAGCGGTTCAATTGTGTTAAGCATTCCACAAGATTAA
- a CDS encoding glucose-6-phosphate dehydrogenase assembly protein OpcA — MIFELPDTTTHQISKTLSRLRESGTQVTTGRVLTLIVVTNSESDVAAITESTNEASREHPSRVLILVVGDKAAETKVDAEVRIGGDAGASEMIIIHLNGPVADNLQSVVTPLLLPDTPIVAWWPGQSPEDPSKDPIGKIAHRRITDALYDRETALQDRIENYRPGDTDMTWARITQWRGLVASSLDHPPHGEVTAVRVRGSSTSTSVDLAAGWLARRLNVPVIRECTDSPTVACDEAGTPLLSVERLEIERATGSIVISIQDAHTLRVEMPEKGTAPALVAIGRRSEADCLAEELRHMDPDLGYQHALAGLSSVNRIDV, encoded by the coding sequence ATGATCTTTGAGCTTCCAGATACCACTACTCATCAAATTTCCAAGACGCTTTCCAGGCTGCGCGAGTCCGGCACTCAGGTCACCACTGGCCGTGTGCTGACCCTAATTGTGGTCACCAATTCAGAAAGCGACGTGGCGGCAATTACCGAGTCCACCAATGAAGCTTCCCGCGAACATCCATCGCGTGTGCTCATCTTGGTGGTTGGTGACAAAGCTGCAGAAACCAAGGTTGATGCCGAGGTACGTATCGGTGGCGACGCCGGTGCATCAGAGATGATCATTATTCATCTCAACGGTCCAGTGGCCGATAACCTGCAGTCAGTAGTGACTCCCCTGTTGCTTCCTGATACCCCAATCGTTGCTTGGTGGCCAGGCCAATCCCCAGAAGATCCTTCCAAGGATCCCATTGGAAAAATTGCCCATCGCCGCATTACCGATGCTCTTTATGATCGCGAAACCGCACTGCAGGACCGTATCGAAAATTACCGTCCTGGAGATACTGATATGACCTGGGCGCGTATTACCCAATGGCGTGGCCTTGTGGCCTCCTCCCTGGACCACCCACCACACGGTGAAGTTACCGCGGTGCGGGTGCGGGGCTCGTCGACAAGCACTTCAGTTGACCTCGCTGCAGGTTGGCTGGCACGTCGCCTCAATGTCCCCGTTATTCGTGAATGCACCGATTCGCCCACTGTGGCCTGCGATGAAGCCGGAACTCCGCTGCTTTCCGTGGAACGTTTGGAAATTGAACGCGCTACTGGCTCTATCGTGATCAGTATTCAAGATGCCCACACCCTGCGTGTGGAGATGCCAGAGAAGGGCACTGCTCCAGCACTAGTTGCTATTGGACGCCGCAGCGAGGCCGATTGTTTGGCTGAGGAGCTACGTCATATGGACCCAGATTTGGGTTATCAGCATGCACTTGCTGGACTTTCCAGCGTTAATCGCATTGATGTCTAA